A region from the Fusarium musae strain F31 chromosome 1, whole genome shotgun sequence genome encodes:
- a CDS encoding hypothetical protein (BUSCO:EOG092631IR~EggNog:ENOG41), translating into MALPALPVSKTRKSTGNIPSPTASIRSAPGTPRSGLRTPSTMSLAPQGPAPSAALPQPKTGSGVNGPGKTLRKSVSINSFPQPPRGDTRSSSGVPPSPRAADKPRSTRKPSKVAKESMYSTLSSSTPSFLNGSGEGKSITSVRMSDGLISVASPPQSRSSSAQDSYSTSATTYDDPAEGSGQKPDTSNDKRASKHDGKGNVVVSVRVRPDANGNNGSPEGEWMVDGRKSLISFRGKDGGDHYYDNVFTTHDNNSRVYDHIAKRLVRRVMEGYHGTVFAYGMTGTGKTFSMQGTASSPGVIPLAITDIFSYIRETPSREFLLRVSYLEIYNEKIHDLLSMPIANGVGGGAQQEEIKLREDSKRGVYATPLKEEIVQSPTQLLRVIARGDQARRTASTQFNARSSRSHAVVQIVVESRERIPGVSVAGEGKRSGLLPGGVRVSTLSLIDLAGSEKAAESKERRQEGAHINKSLLTLGTVISKLSEWKEKEAKGTDKEGKHLPYRDSKLTRLLQGALSGNSLVSILCTIQIGAGNSAALANNHTLETINTLKFASRAKNNIVSHAKKAEEALGAGGEGGARVLLERYRMEISELRQQLESQAKKNKGEVVEEEKIHNEEEEKAREAEAAERHEEQILEMQLARTALKERIDHLNRLILSSKSIGVNSNGSISSLGQYARFSQFSQISLPASIRSSVATSVGGKPLMERTSSMTSASSTIGRRSSGGQKIGDEVGDAEDDSAGEFGDGTASLTAQNRALQADLADKNRYIATLEKRLLQARRASSSRASVGFAAPNKAIMVGEDHSVSAALREKDSEIADLRARLDDKDRMLAALRSAARSRDTAEATVEPRSPPPQQEGHPEVAIGAKPVEVEKKRTRGVDEMNNLLDEMLQDRVERGQVVRGKRGSVRLAGGQKMDSLAEPNFEPLRRTPTPNPPEERKDMPAEA; encoded by the exons ATGGCACTGCCGGCCTTGCCAGTGAGCAAGACGCGCAAGAGTACAGGAAATATCCCCTCGCCCACAGCCTCGATCAGATCAGCCCCGGGCACACCCCGATCCGGTCTTCGAACACCGTCGACAATGAGCCTAGCCCCCCAAGGCCCGGCACCGTCAGCCGCACTCCCACAGCCAAAGACTGGCTCTGGTGTTAATGGTCCCGGAAAAACTCTCCGCAAGAGTGTCAGCATCAACTCTTTCCCACAACCGCCCAGGGGAGATACACGTTCGAGCAGCGGCGTCCCGCCTAGTCCGAGGGCCGCAGACAAACCCCGATCGACAAGGAAGCCCTCAAAGGTCGCAAAGGAATCCATGTACAGCACGCTGAGTTCGAGCACACCAAGCTTCCTTAATGGTAGCGGGGAAGGAAAGTCGATTACGAGTGTACGCATGTCAGACGGTTTGATCAGTGTTGCGTCACCACCTCAAAGTCGTAGTTCTTCAGCACAAGATTCATACTCGACATCAGCTACCACATATGATGACCCCGCGGAAGGATCGGGCCAGAAACCTGATACCTCAAATGACAAGCGAGCATCAAAACATGATGGGAAGGGGAATGTCGTTGTAAGTGTCAGGGTTCGACCAGACGCTAACGGAAACAACGGGAGCCCTGAGGGTGAGTGGATGGTGGATGGGCGCAAGTCGCTCATCTCGTTCAGAGGGAAGGATGGCGGTGACCATTACTATG ATAATGTTTTCACGACACATGACAATAACTCCAGAGTATACGACCATATTGCGAAACGGCTAGTCCGACGGGTTATGGAGGGTTACCATGGTACTGTCTTTGCGTACGGTATGACCGGCACCGGAAAGACATTTTCTATGCAAGGAACCGCTTCATCACCAGGCGTGATTCCACTTGCCATCACCGATATCTTTTCTTACATCCGAGAAACACCATCACGGGAATTTTTGCTGAGAGTCAGCTATCTGGAGATTTACAATGAAAAAATCCATGATTTATTAAGTATGCCCATTGCGAACGGCGTTGGAGGGGGTGCACAGCAAGAAGAAATTAAACTACGTGAAGACAGCAAGCGCGGTGTGTATGCTACCCcgctgaaggaggagatcgTCCAGAGCCCTACGCAGCTCCTGCGAGTCATTGCACGAGGCGACCAAGCCCGAAGAACCGCCAGTACACAGTTCAACGCTCGAAGTTCACGAAGCCACGCAGTCGTTCAAATTGTCGTGGAGTCTCGGGAGAGAATACCAGGTGTTTCAGTTGCGGGCGAGGGTAAGCGGTCTGGCCTTTTGCCTGGTGGCGTGCGAGTATCAACACTCAGCTTAATCGACCTGGCTGGCTCCGAGAAGGCCGCTGAATCTAAAGAGCGTAGACAAGAAGGTGCTCATATCAACAAGAGTCTGCTCACCCTGGGCACAGTTATTTCAAAACTTTCAGAGtggaaggagaaagaagcaaAGGGTACAGACAAGGAAGGGAAGCATCTTCCATATCGCGATAGCAAACTCACTCGGCTGCTGCAGGGAGCTTTATCTGGGAATTCTCTAGTGAGTATTCTTTGCACGATACAGATCGGAGCTGGTAATAGCGCGGCCTTGGCCAACAATCACACTCTGGAAACGATTAATACCCTCAAATTTGCCTCGAGAGCCAAGAATAATATCGTTAGCCATGCAAAGAAGGCCGAGGAAGCTCTTGGAGCAGGCGGCGAAGGCGGAGCTCGAGTTCTGCTTGAGCGCTATCGCATGGAAATCTCGGAATTGCGCCAGCAACTTGAGTCTCAggcaaagaagaacaagggggAAGTggtggaggaagaaaagatacacaacgaagaggaagagaaagccaGAGAAGCTGAGGCTGCGGAGCGACATGAAGAGCAAATTCTTGAGATGCAACTCGCCCGGACAGCCCTGAAGGAACGAATCGACCATCTGAACCGCCTCATTCTCAGCTCAAAGTCCATCGGTGTCAATTCGAATGGGTCAATAAGCTCTCTCGGTCAATATGCCCGGTTTTCCCAGTTCTCGCAGATATCTTTGCCAGCATCAATTCGCTCGTCAGTTGCCACTTCAGTAGGTGGCAAACCGCTGATGGAACGTACATCATCTATGACATCGGCATCTTCGACAATCGGCCGTCGATCTAGTGGTGGACAGAAGATTGGAGATGAAGTTGGAGACGCTGAAGATGACAGTGCAGGTGAATTTGGTGACGGCACAGCATCCTTGACGGCTCAGAATCGTGCCCTACAAGCCGATCTTGCAGACAAGAATCGATATATTGCGACGTTGGAAAagcgtcttcttcaagcacGTCGCGCAAGCTCTAGCCGGGCATCCGTGGGTTTTGCGGCCCCAAACAAAGCTATTATGGTCGGAGAAGATCACAGCGTATCTGCTGCCTTGCGGGAAAAAGATTCCGAGATAGCAGATCTTCGAGCAAGACTTGACGATAAAGATAGAATGTTGGCTGCTTTGAGAAGTGCAGCACGGTCACGCGACACAGCCGAAGCGACTGTTGAGCCTCGTTCTCcgcctcctcaacaagagGGCCATCCTGAAGTAGCCATCGGTGCGAAGCCAGTGGAGGTAGAAAAGAAGCGAACCCGAGGCGTTGACGAGATGAATAACCTTTTGGACGAGATGCTACAAGATCGGGTTGAGAGAGGCCAGGTGGTACGTGGCAAGCGAGGTAGCGTACGCTTGGCGGGTGGACAGAAGATGGACTCCTTAGCAGAACCCAACTTTGAGCCTTTACGACGAACTCCCACGCCGAATCCCCCTGAGGAGCGGAAAGACATGCCGGCAGAGGCATAG
- a CDS encoding hypothetical protein (EggNog:ENOG41~BUSCO:EOG09263U08) encodes MSTPTPKDGQPPAKPRLKLNVSRSSSFVADANATPSVLVPAGPAAPNPTPTEGRKVKLKIGKSQPSTPAEQPPVKTKAGRQPKPTQKLVESKKRAHEELDDELGSAHPTTKIKLKPTKSGLTPTVVVKPKGRAPVHPPGDGYDSEASDREKDPSIEEQFVLRMLPGEHCDYVRSCMENGKMGIPRSQGGADIQLKFFEEDSRRAVVSVKGQPFAAVMVDLPTVTEAMKTWDRKSFLKSADICQMLLVYQKVSTEAEARQTPLPSMIDQHFKWPHGLTPPMHDCVNRRFAKTISRKEIEDKEAEVERLLAEDAKAGSTRWEWVDESKDEDEDAEGDMDDDDDDGRMDYFQSQDVFGDDDLAADLEAAFGEMGDETPATGMDAPTPMTTTQANTPAPLQDSIESDESEEVSDDDDDDDDEDLDEDARAQRDEEKGVKSFINDLKNQLASKQEELARTTNKILRTRIEQTIKQLRAEIELKNSSIGIETDD; translated from the coding sequence ATGTCGACACCGACACCAAAAGATGGCCAACCACCCGCAAAACCTCGTCTGAAGCTTAACGTTAGCCGGTCTTCCTCTTTCGTCGCTGATGCGAATGCGACACCTTCAGTCTTGGTCCCGGCTGGTCCAGCTGCTCCGAATCCAACTCCGACGGAAGGTCGCAaggtgaagctcaagatcggAAAATCGCAACCCTCAACACCTGCGGAACAACCTCCAGTGAAGACGAAAGCTGGCCGACAACCTAAGCCCACACAGAAACTCGTCGAGAGCAAAAAGCGCGCACACGAAGAACTAGATGATGAGCTGGGCTCGGCGCATCCAACAACAAAAATAAAACTCAAACCAACGAAGTCAGGGCTCACTCCAACGGTCGTGGTGAAGCCAAAGGGACGCGCACCAGTACATCCGCCAGGAGATGGCTATGACTCAGAGGCGAGCGATCGAGAGAAGGATCCATCGATAGAGGAACAATTTGTCCTGAGGATGCTACCAGGAGAGCACTGTGACTATGTGCGCTCGTGTATGGAGAATGGCAAGATGGGCATTCCTCGGAGCCAGGGAGGAGCAGACATACAACTCAAATTCTTTGAAGAGGATTCTCGAAGGGCGGTCGTGTCAGTTAAAGGTCAGCCGTTTGCCGCTGTTATGGTGGACCTGCCTACAGTTACAGAAGCGATGAAGACATGGGATCGCAAATCATTCCTCAAGTCTGCAGACATCTGCCAAATGCTTCTGGTTTACCAGAAAGTTTCCACCGAAGCTGAAGCAAGACAAACACCTCTACCAAGTATGATCGACCAACACTTTAAATGGCCACACGGCCTAACACCGCCCATGCACGATTGCGTGAACCGGCGATTTGCCAAGACCATTAGTCGAAAGGAGATTGAGGAtaaagaagcagaagtcgAACGTCTGCTCGCCGAGGATGCTAAAGCCGGTTCTACGCGTTGGGAATGGGTCGACGAGAGCaaagacgaggacgaggacgccGAGGGCgatatggatgatgatgatgatgatggtcgTATGGACTACTTCCAGAGCCAAGATGTATTCGGAGATGACGACCTTGCAGCCGATCTTGAGGCCGCTTTCGGGGAAATGGGCGATGAAACTCCCGCTACCGGTATGGATGCTCCAACGCCAATGACAACCACACAGGCCAATACACCCGCGCCGCTCCAAGATAGCATTGAGTCGGATGAGTCTGAGGAAGTttcggatgatgatgatgatgatgacgatgaggatctgGACGAGGATGCTCGAGCCCAGCGCGACGAAGAAAAGGGCGTCAAGTCTTTCATCAACGACCTGAAGAACCAGCTTGCCAGCAAGCAAGAAGAACTGGCCCGTACTACAAACAAGATCCTCCGGACTCGTATTGAGCAGACCATCAAGCAGCTCAGGGCAGAGATTGAGCTCAAGAACTCATCTATCGGTATCGAGACAGATGACTGA
- a CDS encoding hypothetical protein (EggNog:ENOG41), producing the protein MSQNRHRSAPKGTGAPLSPPSSQSSANFASAFTASKPFPDVAYSSTQTTLNSPKSEENQLLKQAEALANMHFELNLHTVFSLASRLEKEVQQLVIRTADDQEFRRQNEERMTKMMIEIETVKAYMARIGHNREPATRADIERLQQAMSDTTMEWNNQLEDARTKIDEISGRMLDASRRAGVRGNEAPTSPSLLGIETRATRKAKTDIASGAHHQQQSRVNDAINSTKRWNREHKTTKMRENQFIITYLKKQGQRDPVIAKLLLQAIRERASNTKTKTSRAKKLPSLEETCRNTSWQDVIDSATEVLVVNKTRTLQFLKQD; encoded by the exons ATGAGCCAGAACCGCCACCGATCAGCTCCTAAGGGAACTGGTGCACCTCTGTCGCCTCCTTCAAGTCAATCCTCGGCCAATTTTGCTTCAGCCTTCACTGCATCGAAACCTTTCCCTGATGTTGCGTATTCATCCACCCAAACAACACTAAATAGTCCAAAAAGTGAAGAAAATCAGCTCTTAAAACAAGCAGAGGCGCTCGCAAATATGCATTTCGAACTCAACCTCCATACTGTCTTCTCGCTTGCCAGTCGACTTGAAAAAGAAGTCCAGCAGCTCGTTATCCGCACCGCTGATGACCAAGAATTCAGACGCCAGAATGAAGAaaggatgacgaagatgatgattgagATCGAAACAGTCAAGGCTTACATGGCTCGCATTGGACATAATCGTGAACCTGCCACACGAGCGGACATCGAGAGGTTACAGCAAGCCATGAGTGATACCACAATGGAATGGAACAACCAACTGGAGGACGCAAGGACAAAAATAGATGAGATATCAGGTCGAATGCTTGACGCCTCGCGACGTGCAGGTGTTAGGGGCAATGAGGCCCCAACAAGCCCATCTCTACTTGGAATAGAAACAAGAGCAACGCGAAAGGCAAAAACAGATATCGCCTCAGGTGCCCACCATCAGCAGC AGTCACGCGTTAACGATGCAATCAACTCAACAAAACGCTGGAACCGCGAACACAAAACCACAAAAATGAGAGAGAATCAGTTTATCATTACCTACCTCAAGAAACAAGGGCAACGAGACCCGGTAATCGCCAAGCTACTGCTTCAAGCGATTCGCGAGCGCGCATCCAacacaaagacaaagactaGCAGAGCAAAGAAACTACCAAGTCTCGAGGAAACTTGCCGCAATACATCGTGGCAAGATGTTATAGACTCAGCAACAGAAGTTCTTGTGGTCAATAAAACACGGACCCTCCAATTTCTGAAGCAAGATTGA
- a CDS encoding hypothetical protein (EggNog:ENOG41): protein MNESYGPLVRLWGIRPSKLPGAGATPEELKVLLSSIILEALPFLNSVPSEIPSVEPATELQSTSDLWKHKTVKTYDGSTASVHVFERTVDAETLGVVAQKNPGLGIPPDKAQSELWALRRSTHEAKKEKGTADWEEFVRCFKEKHGEAEKTFTPSVVSFKRLQEWDCSGIEIQLNGETWIDWTLRREESVHDLPGPLSKRVFPVLQATAAVRGRKEFLVVQIAIRASDDATDVGKHGGPIRAAYTSVERVRELGDGSLEWVMGTASDAKGLVPMWAQKLGLSGAIAKVVGIFMDWIGRERLKGKDAEVIGDVE from the coding sequence ATGAACGAGTCATATGGCCCTCTTGTCCGCCTATGGGGCATACGCCCTTCTAAACTCCCAGGTGCAGGGGCAACGCCagaagagctcaaggttCTTCTCTCCTCGATTATTCTCGAAGCCTTGCCTTTTCTAAACTCCGTCCCTTCCGAGATCCCTTCCGTGGAGCCTGCTACGGAACTACAGTCCACAAGTGATCTCTGGAAACACAAGACAGTCAAAACATACGACGGGTCTACCGCTTCTGTTCATGTATTCGAGCGtactgttgatgctgagactCTTGGGGTTGTCGCGCAGAAGAACCCAGGGCTTGGGATACCACCTGATAAAGCGCAGTCAGAGCTTTGGGCGCTTCGGCGGAGTACTCATGaagcaaagaaagagaagggcACGGCAGATTGGGAAGAGTTCGTGAGATGTTTCAAGGAGAAGCACGGTGAGGCGGAGAAGACCTTTACGCCAAGCGTGGTGAGCTTTAAGCGACTACAGGAATGGGATTGCTCAGGCATTGAGATTCAGCTGAACGGCGAAACTTGGATTGACTGGACACTTCGTCGTGAAGAGTCGGTCCATGACCTTCCTGGCCCGTTGTCAAAGCGTGTCTTTCCTGTCCTACAAGCCACAGCTGCTGTTCGTGGACGCAAGGAGTTCCTTGTCGTTCAAATCGCGATCCGGGCCAGCGACGATGCAACAGACGTGGGTAAACACGGAGGCCCAATTCGGGCGGCTTACACAAGTGTTGAGAGGGTAAGAGAATTAGGCGATGGAAGCTTGGAATGGGTGATGGGGACAGCATCTGATGCGAAAGGCTTGGTACCCATGTGGGCACAGAAGCTAGGTCTTTCTGGGGCGATAGCTAAGGTTGTCGGTATATTCATGGACTGGATTGGTAGGGAGAGATTGAAGGGGAAAGATGCTGAAGTTATTGGTGACGTTGAATAA
- the CYP51B gene encoding Sterol 14-alpha demethylase, translated as MGLLQELASHPLAQQYQELPLAQQIGIGFGAFVVLSVVLNVLNQLLFKNRNEPPLVFHWFPFVGSTITYGMDPPKFFRENRAKHGDVFTFVLLGKKTTVAVGPTGNDFILNGKLKDVSAEEIYTVLTTPVFGKDVVYDCPNAKLMEQKKFMKIALTTEAFRSYVPIISSEVRDYFKKSPDFKGKSGIVDIPKKMAEITIFTASHALQGSVIRNKFDESLAALYHDLDMGFTPINFMLHWAPLPWNRKRDHAQRTVAKIYMDTIKERRAKDNDDTEHDMMKHLMNSTYKNGTPVPDHEVAHMMIALLMAGQHSSSSTSSWIMLRLAQYPHIMEELYQEQVRELGADLPPLTYDDLAKLPLNQAIIKETLRLHAPIHSIMRAVKSPMPVPGTKYTIPTSHTLLAAPGVSATDSAYFPNPDEWDPHRWEADSPNFPRMANRGDDEEKIDYGYGLVSKGSASPYLPFGAGRHRCIGEHFANAQLQTIVAEVVREFKFRNVDGGNTLIDTDYASLFSRPLEPANIHWERRQQ; from the exons ATGGGTCTCCTCCAAGAACTTGCGAGCCACCCGCTCGCACAACAATATCAGGAGCTTCCCCTGGCCCAGCAAATTGGAATTGGCTTTGGAGCTTTCGTAGTTCTCTCTGTCGTTCTCAATGTACTCAACCAGCTACTCTTCAAGAACCGCAATGAACCACCCCTGGTCTTCCACTGGTTCCCCTTCGTTGGAAGCACTATCACATACGGAATGGACCCCCCTAAATTCTTCAGGGAGAACCGTGCCAAG CATGGTGATGTCTTCACCTTTGTCCTCCTCGGAAAGAAAACCACTGTCGCTGTTGGCCCCACTGGAAACGACTTCATCCTCAACGGAAAGCTCAAGGATGTATCTGCCGAGGAGATTTACACTGTTCTCACTACTCCTGTCTTCGGCAAGGATGTCGTGTATGATTGCCCCAATGCCAAACTCatggagcagaagaag TTCATGAAAATCGCCCTCACGACCGAAGCCTTCCGATCATATGTGCCTATTATCTCCTCCGAGGTTCGCGATTACTTCAAGAAGAGCCCCGATTTCAAGGGCAAGTCCGGTATTGTCGACATTCCCAAGAAAATGGCCGAGATCACTATCTTCACTGCCTCGCATGCCCTCCAAGGCAGCGTTATCCGTAACAAGTTTGACGAGTCTCTGGCCGCTCTCTACCACGATCTCGACATGGGTTTCACTCCCATCAACTTTATGCTTCACTGGGCTCCTCTGCCCTGGAACCGCAAGCGCGATCACGCCCAGCGCACTGTTGCCAAAATCTATATGGACACCATTAAGGAGCGACGCGCTAAGGACAACGATGACACCGAGCACGATATGATGAAGCATCTCATGAACTCTACTTACAAGAACGGCACCCCTGTCCCTGATCACGAGGTCGCCCACATGATGATTGCTCTTCTCATGGCTGGCCAgcactcttcttcttctaccaGCTCTTGGATTATGCTCCGTCTCGCTCAGTACCCTCACATCATGGAAGAGCTGTACCAAGAGCAGGTTAGAGAGCTCGGTGCTGATTTGCCTCCCCTGACTTACGACGACCTTGCCAAGCTGCCCCTCAACCAGGCCATTATCAAGGAGACTCTCCGCCTTCACGCTCCTATTCACTCCATCATGCGCGCCGTCAAGTCTCCCATGCCTGTTCCTGGAACCAAGTACACCATCCCGACCTCGCACACTCTTCTCGCCGCTCCTGGTGTCAGCGCTACCGACTCGGCCTACTTCCCCAACCCCGATGAGTGGGATCCTCACCGATGGGAGGCCGACTCTCCCAACTTCCCCAGAATGGCTAACCGTGGcgatgacgaagagaagaTCGACTACGGCTACGGTCTTGTCAGCAAGGGTTCTGCCTCTCCTTATCTGCCCTTTGgtgctggtcgtcaccgatgCATTGGCGAGCACTTTGCCAACGCCCAGCTTCAGACAattgttgctgaggttgtgCGTGAGTTCAAGTTCCGCAATGTGGATGGCGGCAACACTCTGATCGACACCGACTACGCCTCGCTTTTCTCACGACCCTTGGAGCCCGCCAACATCCACTGGGAAAGACGACAGCAGTAG
- a CDS encoding hypothetical protein (EggNog:ENOG41), which translates to MPTPESEQFKAQKPTVPPTFNGVDYDDTKAFKAAEDALIREQWVGAMMTRLVGEELNKCYVREGVNHLENCGHLRERYLQLLKTNKIKGTKFLQQNYVDQKDQELDLAAKVHTSDKIAKLNHGRFSS; encoded by the exons ATGCCTACTCCCGAGTCCGAGCAGTTTAAGGCTCAGAAGCCCACCGTTCCTCCTACATTCAATGGCGTCGATTACGATGATACTAAAGCCTTCAAGGCTGCCGAGGATGCCCTCATCCGAGAGCAATGGGTtggagccatgatgactcGTCTTGTTGGAGAGGAGCTCAACAAGTGCTACGTTCGAGAGGGTGTCAATCACTTGGAGAACTGCGGCCACCTCCGAG AGAGGTATTTGCAATTGCTGAAGACgaacaagatcaagggcaCCAAGTTCCTGCAACAAAACTATGTTGACCAGAAGGATCAAGAGCTTGATCTCGCTGCCAAAGTTCACACTAGCGACAAGAttgccaagctcaaccacGGCAGATTCTCATCGTAA
- a CDS encoding hypothetical protein (EggNog:ENOG41~BUSCO:EOG09265KQ4) → MFCTRCLRAASLRRSQPILRQFSTTTTFRSAEPQLSTPVTALGEAQKDVPAARSSCAPGTVLNGLNYKKGGQDPVAKNDDEYPEWLWSCLEVLKKSADSADADAGDEFSKSKKQRKLAAKRQKTLEAKLLAEGNLEALAPKIPLQRQSINILGEENRGVEHNIEAAQKREELKKAMRKERRAKIKETNYLKSM, encoded by the exons ATGTTCTGCACTCGGTGTCTGCGCGCCGCCTCCTTGCGGCGCTCGCAGCCGATTCTTCGACAGTTTTCGACAACGACAACTTTCCGTTCCGCCGAACCTCAACTTTCGACTCCCGTTACAGCGCTCGGTGAGGCACAGAAGGATGTCCCTGCTGCACGATCATCATGTGCACCTGGAACTGTTCTTAATGgcttaaactataaaaagggtGGGCAGGACCCTGTCGcaaagaatgatgatgagtacCCAGAATGGCTGTGGTCTTGCTTGGAAgtcttgaagaagagtgCCGATTCGGCGGATGCCGATGCTGGCGACGAATTCT CCAAgtcaaagaagcaaagaaaacTGGCAGCCAAGCGTCAAAAGACCCTCGAGGCCAAGCTGTTGGCTGAGGGTAATCTTGAGGCTCTGGCCCCTAAGATTCCTCTTCAACGCCAGTCTATTAATATCCTCGGAGAGGAGAATCGAGGAGTCGAACATAACATTGAGGCCGCGCAAAAGCGAGAGGAACTTAAGAAGGCCATGCGAAAGGAGAGAagggccaagatcaaggaaacCAACTACCTCAAGTCTATGTAA